A DNA window from Elusimicrobiota bacterium contains the following coding sequences:
- a CDS encoding LacI family DNA-binding transcriptional regulator has product MPIASLEDLAKRLRVSRRTVSRVLTGGKNVAPAVRERIEKYLSRTDYVPNAQAARLAARRVPVLGLVFPANFLNTLDDYVVRIIKGALRAAHGAGHQVTLLAFDGLDVKQTLKLYKGRLVGEFVFTAFGPPDGKALRQLRAEGVPLAAVNFCADGVDSFDCDNVRGGYLATKHLLDQGRRRIAFLHGSRWWVSSRDRHLGYVQALAEAKIELPESFVVEANYDPGAAEKTTDKWMESPKGPDAIFAANDIMMLASYRSLRRHNRRVPEDVALIGFDDSPVCSMPHLEVTFSSVYQPLEDIAQAAAERVIALNENRGSPKPETRLFPPELKVRESSGGVDPARWA; this is encoded by the coding sequence ATGCCCATTGCCTCCCTTGAAGATTTGGCCAAGCGCCTCCGGGTTTCCCGGCGGACGGTCTCCCGGGTATTGACCGGGGGAAAAAACGTCGCCCCCGCCGTGCGGGAGCGCATTGAAAAATACCTCTCCCGCACGGATTACGTTCCCAACGCCCAGGCGGCCCGACTGGCGGCCCGGCGGGTTCCCGTGCTCGGCCTCGTCTTTCCCGCCAATTTTTTAAACACCCTGGACGATTACGTGGTTCGCATCATCAAAGGCGCCCTGCGGGCCGCCCACGGCGCGGGCCATCAAGTGACCCTGCTGGCCTTCGACGGCTTGGACGTCAAGCAAACCCTCAAACTCTACAAAGGTCGGTTGGTCGGGGAATTCGTTTTTACCGCCTTCGGCCCACCGGACGGGAAAGCCCTCCGTCAATTGCGCGCCGAAGGCGTGCCGTTGGCCGCCGTCAATTTTTGCGCCGACGGCGTGGACTCCTTCGATTGCGACAACGTCCGGGGCGGGTATTTGGCCACCAAGCATTTGCTCGACCAAGGCCGCCGGCGCATCGCTTTTTTGCACGGCTCCCGCTGGTGGGTTTCCTCCCGGGATCGCCACTTGGGATACGTCCAAGCCCTGGCCGAAGCGAAAATCGAGTTGCCCGAGTCCTTCGTGGTGGAAGCGAACTACGACCCCGGCGCGGCCGAGAAAACCACCGACAAATGGATGGAGTCGCCCAAGGGGCCGGACGCCATTTTCGCCGCCAACGACATCATGATGCTCGCTTCCTACCGATCCCTTCGGCGCCACAATCGGCGCGTCCCGGAGGACGTCGCCTTGATCGGATTCGACGATTCGCCGGTTTGCAGCATGCCCCACTTGGAAGTGACCTTTTCCTCCGTTTACCAACCCCTGGAAGACATCGCCCAAGCCGCGGCCGAGCGGGTCATCGCTCTCAACGAAAACCGCGGATCCCCGAAGCCGGAAACCCGCCTCTTTCCGCCGGAATTGAAAGTTCGCGAAAGCTCCGGCGGGGTGGACCCCGCCCGCTGGGCCTGA